Proteins from a single region of candidate division WOR-3 bacterium:
- a CDS encoding sigma 54-interacting transcriptional regulator: protein MQQSEGAFHPSRVLSDRYQVIVFIGGGEHTEVYKVNDLVSGQVLAMKVLREDAPKEAELRLSREFYHLSRFDHPGIVRAIDYGTTQERRPYFTMEFFDGVPLNAYFSKGYTPELEQVTVQILAALDSIHAQGLIHCDLKPPHVLVTDHDGGPKTKLLDFGFAEQMSLAHSVEPRGTLGYVAPEVFKGTEADARADLYSLGMVLYETVTGKGPLTEKDLRAWLRRQYYSDFEPARVHAPGIPEKFEAFLMSLLNRDPDRRPRSASAAIEALTGSASSTAVGGSVKYLMAPSFVGRADTLVQLSSLLTGTAQGKSAVVCVSGERGVGKTRLMSEFKFMAQLEGATIFAFEPASLGARPQSLIESLLGYLRVYARTDLPASEEASLSSISEEGKFRLFELVTQRLRELAASHRVEHSLVLIIDDFELFDPTSLEFLRYLVFSLGKDRISVFVCGLKERRFLDLVAELERTGFLTHITLPGMNQIEVRQLATSLLGEAGRSDELTAWLMQTTGGNPLFIIETVHALIESKVLVMRNGRWQLQSDELVAYRPPETVTDVVRRRLKNLTEEELEILEVGAAAGAPFSLEFLRAVLPYDEKVLFNVLGRLKGLGLLRTFAGEGMASFILSSKILEAVVTDRLPIEQRRENHRRVALALELLYPEKQDKLIFDLAYHYTQAGIADRAYAYSVRAGRRAREFQLSEQALGFYETALSLSPKTAPARERVELIQTVGELREITGRYAEAIDIYTQGMGIIVADKELSRQKELLARFLRKLGLVYQRQGRNDEALNYFSQALLMQPDKTGADYVRILADLGWSYCSLEQFDRAEDLLTQALQATEKLKTQDQESFNQLSGRTLYYFSVLAWSRSDFVLALQLAERSLGIYEAVRDGYNVGKVSQFIATLWWRRGELDKAREYYQRYLPAQRKSGDVYFLLRTLQGLGIISQDEGEWDKAYDYFEEALRLAERMGDSAAIAYLNSNLGSVSDERGDWKEAERHFSRAMEGQVQELAGSGADRATVLANMARLKARTGDLDEAERLLAEASRLAEQAKNPDVSFYVADCRIQLALLSEKLDAARRSIVVAFGLARQEKDWRKRASLFTQAAQLRLAAGDYGRALTDACRALVLLGEYPSSKEYAVALRFSGLAKCFTDKCERGTQEIRRSIELLKGLGSKYELGLSLLASGQALTKQSRGEQTVDLKMPVSFRPVPESELSEALANLRHAEEIFRSLGAQFDLQRAEELTEVLTQVAATMQLKARERGEYLKVFYRLSELMSMGLDKDDFCDRVLDLIVEVTKAERGVLFLYQGTKLVPAAARGVDHATVDDAMSVSQSVLRKVKRRGDIVFSADAFSDPRFSHANSVMLNKIRSLLCAPLKVENRVVGTIYLDSRITAHLFLEEDKNLLMSVANLLAATIDKSLAFQRLQEEMSAMREDILVDAATGYFLGRSKAIRDVYQIIDRIAPTDCTVLLTGETGTGKGVLARLIHSKSGRKDREFVTINCGTMPETLLESELFGHVRGAFTSAVKDKPGLFETAEGGTAFLDEVTNTTLSTQGKLLQVLEERTVRRVGDTETRHVDVRLICATNKDLATEVAEGRFRQDLYYRMNVVSIKVPPLRERTTDIPHLANFFVKRYARQLNKPVVGFDESVMKAFLNYQWLGNVRELQNVIERAVIMTQRRRIALEDLGSAFSATDTETEPGPGHKRRAFDRDQVIAALKETDGNVTKAAELLATHRRQLQRLIKRYRIDRSIVLDN, encoded by the coding sequence GTGCAGCAATCCGAGGGAGCATTCCACCCCTCTCGCGTGCTGTCCGACCGGTACCAAGTCATTGTCTTTATTGGGGGCGGGGAACACACCGAAGTTTACAAAGTTAATGACTTAGTCTCGGGGCAGGTCCTAGCCATGAAGGTCCTGCGCGAGGACGCGCCGAAAGAAGCGGAGTTGCGGCTCAGTCGCGAGTTTTACCATCTGTCGCGTTTTGACCATCCTGGAATCGTCCGTGCGATTGACTACGGCACGACTCAGGAGCGCCGACCGTATTTCACAATGGAATTCTTCGATGGGGTGCCGTTGAATGCGTACTTTTCCAAGGGGTACACACCTGAGCTGGAACAGGTGACGGTTCAGATACTTGCCGCCCTGGACAGTATCCATGCGCAGGGTTTGATTCACTGCGACCTAAAGCCCCCGCATGTGCTCGTTACCGACCACGACGGTGGGCCAAAGACTAAGCTGCTCGATTTTGGGTTTGCCGAGCAGATGAGTCTGGCTCACTCGGTCGAGCCACGCGGCACTTTAGGGTACGTGGCACCTGAGGTGTTCAAGGGCACCGAGGCAGACGCCCGGGCTGATCTGTACTCGCTCGGGATGGTATTGTACGAAACTGTCACCGGAAAGGGTCCTTTGACTGAGAAGGACCTCAGAGCGTGGTTGAGGAGGCAGTACTACTCTGACTTCGAGCCAGCCCGCGTGCACGCCCCTGGTATTCCCGAAAAGTTTGAAGCATTTCTCATGTCGCTGCTCAACCGGGACCCGGACCGACGTCCGCGTTCTGCCAGCGCGGCGATTGAGGCACTGACCGGCAGCGCCTCATCCACGGCGGTTGGCGGCTCAGTGAAGTACCTGATGGCGCCGAGCTTCGTCGGCCGTGCCGATACGCTTGTTCAGCTCAGCTCATTGCTGACCGGGACCGCACAGGGCAAGTCCGCAGTGGTGTGCGTGTCGGGTGAGCGCGGTGTGGGTAAGACCAGGTTGATGTCTGAGTTCAAGTTCATGGCCCAGCTCGAGGGAGCGACGATCTTCGCATTCGAGCCAGCATCACTTGGCGCGCGGCCGCAGTCCCTGATTGAGTCGCTGCTCGGGTACCTGCGGGTCTATGCCCGGACCGACCTGCCAGCATCGGAAGAGGCAAGCCTGTCCAGCATCTCGGAAGAGGGCAAGTTCCGCCTGTTTGAACTCGTGACCCAGCGGCTGCGCGAACTGGCCGCGTCACACCGGGTCGAGCACAGCCTGGTTCTGATTATTGACGATTTCGAACTCTTTGACCCGACCAGCCTGGAGTTTCTTCGCTACCTTGTTTTCAGCCTGGGCAAGGACCGCATTTCGGTCTTTGTGTGTGGGCTCAAGGAGAGACGGTTCCTCGACCTTGTCGCCGAGCTTGAGAGAACTGGTTTCCTGACTCACATCACGCTGCCGGGCATGAACCAGATCGAGGTCCGGCAGCTTGCCACTTCGCTACTGGGCGAGGCCGGCCGTTCCGACGAGCTGACGGCGTGGCTGATGCAGACCACGGGCGGCAACCCACTGTTTATTATCGAAACAGTTCACGCGCTGATCGAGAGCAAAGTGCTCGTCATGCGCAACGGTCGCTGGCAGCTTCAGAGCGACGAACTTGTTGCGTACCGGCCGCCTGAGACAGTGACGGATGTTGTGAGGCGACGGCTCAAGAATCTGACCGAGGAGGAGCTCGAAATCCTCGAGGTCGGTGCGGCTGCCGGCGCGCCGTTCTCGCTCGAGTTCCTGCGCGCGGTACTGCCCTACGACGAGAAGGTGCTGTTTAACGTGCTTGGCCGGCTAAAGGGGCTGGGGTTGCTGCGGACGTTTGCCGGTGAGGGCATGGCATCCTTCATTCTGTCCTCGAAGATTCTTGAAGCGGTCGTTACCGACCGGCTGCCGATTGAGCAGCGGCGGGAGAACCATCGTCGCGTGGCACTGGCACTGGAGCTGCTATATCCCGAGAAGCAAGACAAGCTGATATTCGACCTAGCGTACCACTACACTCAGGCCGGGATTGCCGACCGGGCCTACGCGTACTCGGTGCGAGCCGGTCGCCGGGCCCGTGAGTTTCAGCTTTCTGAGCAGGCACTCGGATTCTACGAGACAGCGCTGTCACTGTCACCCAAGACGGCGCCGGCCCGAGAGCGGGTCGAACTGATTCAGACAGTCGGTGAATTGCGTGAAATCACCGGCCGCTATGCTGAGGCAATTGATATCTACACCCAAGGCATGGGCATAATCGTCGCGGATAAGGAGCTCAGTCGGCAGAAGGAGCTTCTCGCCCGGTTTCTACGCAAGCTCGGGCTTGTGTACCAGCGCCAAGGCAGAAACGACGAGGCATTGAATTACTTCAGCCAGGCGCTCCTGATGCAGCCGGACAAGACCGGCGCGGACTACGTCCGGATCCTTGCAGACTTGGGGTGGTCTTACTGTTCGCTAGAGCAGTTCGATCGGGCTGAAGACCTTCTGACTCAGGCGCTGCAGGCAACCGAGAAGCTCAAGACGCAGGACCAGGAGTCGTTCAATCAACTTTCCGGCCGGACCCTCTACTATTTTTCGGTGCTTGCCTGGTCGCGCTCCGACTTTGTACTGGCGCTGCAACTTGCCGAGCGGAGCCTCGGGATATACGAAGCGGTCCGCGACGGCTACAATGTCGGCAAGGTAAGTCAATTCATTGCAACCTTGTGGTGGCGCCGAGGAGAACTCGACAAGGCAAGAGAGTACTACCAGCGCTACCTCCCGGCTCAGCGCAAGTCCGGTGACGTCTATTTCCTGCTCCGAACACTGCAGGGGCTGGGAATCATCAGTCAGGACGAGGGCGAATGGGACAAGGCATATGATTATTTTGAGGAGGCGCTGCGTCTGGCCGAGCGAATGGGCGATAGCGCGGCGATTGCCTACCTGAATTCCAACCTGGGCTCGGTTTCGGACGAACGGGGCGACTGGAAAGAGGCTGAACGTCACTTCAGCCGGGCGATGGAGGGGCAGGTTCAGGAACTGGCCGGCTCCGGAGCAGACCGGGCGACGGTTCTTGCGAACATGGCCCGGCTTAAAGCAAGAACCGGGGACCTGGACGAGGCCGAACGCCTCCTGGCTGAGGCAAGTAGGTTGGCTGAACAGGCGAAGAATCCGGATGTCAGTTTCTATGTTGCCGACTGCCGGATTCAACTGGCGCTCCTGAGCGAAAAGCTTGATGCCGCCCGGCGCAGTATTGTCGTCGCGTTCGGGCTAGCCCGCCAGGAGAAGGACTGGCGCAAGCGGGCCTCGCTCTTCACGCAGGCCGCGCAGCTCCGCCTGGCAGCCGGTGACTATGGCCGTGCGCTCACCGACGCTTGCCGGGCACTTGTTCTGCTCGGCGAGTACCCGTCCTCCAAGGAGTACGCTGTGGCGTTGCGTTTCTCCGGACTGGCCAAATGTTTCACCGACAAATGCGAACGTGGCACGCAGGAGATAAGGCGCAGTATCGAGCTCCTCAAAGGCCTCGGCTCAAAGTACGAACTCGGTCTCTCGCTCCTCGCTTCCGGTCAGGCTCTGACCAAGCAGAGCCGGGGCGAGCAAACGGTTGACCTCAAGATGCCAGTCTCATTCCGACCAGTTCCGGAGTCGGAGCTATCTGAGGCGCTTGCGAACCTGCGGCACGCCGAGGAAATATTCAGGAGTCTCGGCGCCCAGTTCGACCTCCAGCGGGCCGAGGAACTTACCGAGGTCCTCACTCAAGTTGCGGCAACGATGCAGCTCAAGGCGCGGGAGCGGGGCGAGTATCTCAAGGTATTCTACCGACTTAGCGAGCTCATGAGCATGGGACTTGATAAGGACGACTTCTGCGACCGGGTGCTCGACCTTATTGTCGAAGTAACCAAAGCTGAGCGTGGAGTGTTGTTTCTTTACCAAGGCACGAAGCTTGTACCAGCCGCGGCCCGCGGCGTTGACCACGCCACAGTTGATGACGCTATGTCGGTCTCCCAGTCAGTATTGCGCAAGGTCAAACGTCGGGGGGATATTGTTTTCTCGGCCGATGCCTTCTCCGACCCACGATTCTCGCACGCCAACAGTGTGATGCTCAACAAGATCCGCTCGCTGCTATGCGCACCCCTCAAAGTTGAAAACCGGGTAGTCGGTACGATCTATTTGGACAGCCGGATTACCGCGCACCTTTTCCTTGAGGAAGACAAGAACCTCCTGATGTCGGTCGCCAACCTCCTTGCGGCAACGATTGACAAGTCGCTGGCATTCCAGCGCCTGCAAGAAGAGATGTCGGCGATGCGTGAGGATATCCTTGTTGACGCGGCAACTGGGTATTTCCTTGGCCGCTCCAAAGCAATTCGTGATGTGTACCAGATCATTGACCGAATCGCACCAACCGACTGCACCGTACTCCTGACCGGTGAAACAGGGACTGGTAAAGGGGTACTTGCACGGCTGATTCACTCCAAGAGCGGACGCAAGGACCGTGAGTTCGTTACCATCAACTGCGGTACCATGCCCGAAACGCTTCTGGAGTCAGAGTTGTTTGGTCACGTCCGGGGTGCGTTCACGAGTGCAGTCAAGGACAAACCTGGACTGTTTGAAACCGCGGAGGGCGGCACGGCATTCTTGGATGAGGTTACCAACACCACACTCAGCACCCAAGGCAAACTACTCCAGGTCCTAGAAGAACGGACGGTCCGCCGGGTGGGCGACACCGAGACCCGCCATGTTGACGTCCGGCTTATCTGTGCAACGAACAAAGACCTTGCGACTGAGGTGGCCGAAGGACGTTTCCGGCAGGACCTGTACTACCGCATGAACGTGGTGTCAATCAAAGTACCGCCGCTTCGTGAACGTACCACCGATATTCCTCACCTGGCGAACTTCTTTGTCAAACGCTACGCCCGGCAACTCAATAAACCGGTCGTTGGCTTCGACGAGAGCGTGATGAAGGCCTTTCTCAACTACCAGTGGCTGGGTAATGTGCGCGAGCTCCAGAACGTTATCGAACGCGCCGTCATAATGACGCAGCGACGCCGGATCGCCCTCGAAGACCTGGGTAGTGCGTTCAGTGCGACCGACACCGAAACTGAGCCTGGCCCCGGGCATAAACGCCGCGCGTTCGACCGGGACCAGGTTATTGCTGCGCTGAAGGAGACCGACGGAAACGTCACCAAAGCCGCGGAGTTACTAGCAACGCACCGCCGTCAGTTGCAGCGGCTGATAAAGCGCTACCGGATAGACCGGTCAATCGTCTTGGATAACTAG